The following proteins are encoded in a genomic region of [Eubacterium] hominis:
- a CDS encoding PRD domain-containing protein: MKIIKIFNNNAVATISDNKNDLILTGSGIGFQKKIGDEVDERRIEKRYVYEGGEKNAMYQLFLRTPEKYFKLSQTIMEEAVKRLNISFQDQTIVALTDHICFAVERYETGTELPNLVLTEIKTLYKEEYKIGLWSIQLIEKELGIHLQEDEAGYIALHIINGSSDTNSNSTMETLQLIEGCIQVISDTLDVRFDEESLDYIRLTTHLKFMAQRIFNGEHEEESFEDKEMAVFLAKKNKKILSCVHAVRDFIYETFGYMLTEKELLYLMIHIYKINN; this comes from the coding sequence ATGAAAATTATTAAGATTTTCAACAACAACGCAGTGGCCACTATTTCTGACAATAAAAATGATCTCATACTGACTGGTTCAGGTATTGGATTCCAGAAAAAAATTGGAGATGAAGTAGATGAACGCCGCATTGAAAAGCGCTACGTCTATGAGGGTGGCGAAAAAAACGCAATGTATCAGCTGTTTTTACGCACACCTGAAAAATACTTCAAGCTTTCTCAAACGATTATGGAAGAAGCTGTCAAACGATTAAACATATCCTTTCAGGATCAAACCATCGTAGCATTGACAGACCATATCTGTTTTGCGGTAGAACGTTATGAAACAGGTACAGAACTTCCCAATCTAGTACTAACAGAAATAAAAACCTTATACAAAGAGGAGTATAAAATTGGTTTATGGAGTATCCAATTGATTGAAAAAGAACTTGGTATCCATTTGCAGGAAGATGAAGCCGGATATATCGCCTTGCATATTATCAATGGATCCAGTGATACCAATTCCAATTCCACTATGGAAACACTTCAACTGATTGAGGGTTGTATACAGGTAATTTCTGATACACTGGATGTTCGCTTTGATGAAGAGAGTCTGGATTATATTCGTTTAACAACACATCTGAAATTTATGGCGCAACGCATCTTCAATGGTGAACATGAGGAAGAAAGCTTTGAAGATAAAGAAATGGCTGTGTTCTTAGCGAAAAAGAATAAAAAAATTCTGTCATGTGTACATGCAGTGCGTGATTTCATTTATGAAACCTTCGGCTATATGCTGACAGAAAAAGAGCTATTATATTTGATGATTCATATTTATAAGATTAACAACTGA
- a CDS encoding zinc dependent phospholipase C family protein, translating into MPNLITHKIFAEEVLKRLHHEDIIQMIKDNEQLYYIGSNGPDPLFFYGATPWNLFHDNLVSQIGNTLHCGHVNDFFRCGLDEILKQKKDDIKTRMSVYLFGHLCHWAIDSSAHPYVYYRTGDCTGMSLNYHHRFESVLDETMLRTYRNCSIKEYYFPDICLYNQEILQAIARIYVPTVKKLFQSDIRVYDIRKALDGWRHAQEWLYDPHHYKIDAWLGYEMLRHQKWQMSGNIVPNQDENDFDVLNLKKEVWKHPCDHEIISNDSFPEIFEKAVRLAVKAIETAYQYTLDEASLQALMDILQDRAYDTGMAGFQEMKYFDIIFEK; encoded by the coding sequence ATGCCAAACTTAATTACTCACAAGATTTTTGCGGAAGAAGTATTAAAACGATTACATCATGAAGATATCATTCAAATGATCAAAGATAATGAACAGCTCTATTATATCGGTAGTAATGGTCCTGATCCTTTGTTTTTCTATGGCGCAACCCCATGGAATTTATTTCATGATAATCTGGTTTCACAAATAGGGAATACGTTGCATTGTGGCCATGTCAATGACTTTTTCAGATGTGGTCTTGATGAAATCTTAAAACAGAAAAAAGATGATATCAAAACACGAATGTCTGTATATCTATTTGGTCATTTATGTCATTGGGCTATTGACAGCAGTGCCCATCCATATGTCTATTATCGTACAGGTGATTGTACTGGCATGAGTCTGAATTATCATCATCGATTTGAATCCGTATTAGATGAAACAATGTTGAGAACTTATCGAAACTGCAGTATTAAAGAATACTATTTTCCTGATATCTGCTTATACAATCAAGAAATTTTACAAGCAATTGCCCGTATTTATGTTCCAACAGTCAAGAAGCTGTTTCAAAGTGATATCCGCGTTTATGATATTAGAAAAGCATTAGATGGATGGCGTCACGCACAGGAATGGCTATATGATCCACATCATTATAAGATTGATGCATGGCTTGGATATGAAATGCTTCGTCATCAGAAATGGCAAATGTCAGGTAATATTGTGCCAAATCAGGATGAGAATGATTTTGATGTTTTAAATCTAAAGAAAGAAGTATGGAAACATCCTTGTGATCATGAAATCATAAGCAATGATTCCTTCCCGGAAATATTTGAAAAAGCTGTTCGATTAGCTGTAAAAGCCATTGAAACTGCTTATCAGTACACGTTGGATGAAGCATCTTTACAAGCGCTTATGGATATCTTGCAAGATCGTGCATATGATACTGGAATGGCTGGCTTTCAAGAGATGAAATATTTCGATATCATTTTTGAAAAGTAA
- a CDS encoding DUF1846 domain-containing protein: MKEIAFDNDKYIELQSKHILERISKFGNKLYLEFGGKLFDDHHAARVLPGFQPDSKLKMLLNLKDEVEIVIAVSANDIAKNKIRSDIGITYDAEVLRLIDAFRGTGLYVGSVVITQYANQSSADVFKAHLEHLGIKVFQHYVIPGYPNNIPMIVSEDGYGKNEYIETTKPLVVVTAPGPGSGKMATCLSQLYHEHKRGIKAGYAKFETFPIWNLPLKHPVNLAYEAATADLNDINMIDPFHLEAYGVTTVNYNRDVEIFPVLNAMFEKILGESPYKSPTDMGVNMAGYCIVNDDAARKASSEEILRRYYAAKVDFKIGHTTEDTIKKIELIMSQANITPLERRCVIPALQKAEETDAPAFAIELPDGSIVTGKTSSLLGACSAALLNALKALGNINDEIPLISPNIIEPIQKLKVNSLGNHNPRLHTDEVLIALAISATTNPVSHLAMQQLDKLKGCEAHSTVILSQVDVNTFRKLNCNLTCEDQYQTKKLYHR, encoded by the coding sequence ATGAAAGAAATAGCTTTTGATAATGACAAATATATTGAACTGCAATCAAAGCATATTTTAGAAAGAATCAGTAAGTTTGGCAATAAGTTATATCTTGAATTTGGCGGTAAATTATTTGATGATCACCATGCTGCACGTGTGTTGCCTGGATTTCAGCCTGATTCAAAACTGAAGATGTTGTTAAACCTGAAAGATGAAGTAGAAATCGTTATCGCTGTCAGTGCGAATGATATCGCAAAAAATAAAATTCGCAGTGATATTGGTATCACATATGATGCTGAAGTATTACGTCTCATCGATGCATTCCGTGGAACCGGCTTATATGTAGGAAGTGTCGTAATTACGCAATATGCAAATCAATCCAGTGCTGATGTTTTTAAAGCGCATCTGGAACATTTAGGTATTAAGGTTTTCCAGCATTATGTAATCCCTGGATATCCTAACAACATACCAATGATTGTATCAGAAGATGGATATGGTAAAAATGAATATATAGAAACAACAAAACCTTTGGTCGTTGTGACAGCACCTGGTCCTGGTTCAGGAAAAATGGCCACTTGTTTATCACAGTTATACCATGAACATAAACGTGGTATCAAAGCAGGCTATGCGAAATTTGAAACATTCCCTATATGGAATCTTCCATTAAAGCATCCAGTGAATCTGGCATATGAAGCCGCAACTGCTGATCTAAATGATATCAATATGATCGATCCATTCCACTTAGAAGCATATGGTGTCACTACTGTAAACTATAACCGTGATGTGGAAATCTTCCCTGTATTAAATGCCATGTTTGAAAAGATTTTAGGAGAATCTCCTTATAAATCACCTACAGATATGGGCGTAAATATGGCAGGTTATTGTATTGTGAATGATGATGCCGCAAGAAAAGCAAGCAGTGAAGAAATCCTTCGCCGTTATTATGCCGCAAAAGTTGATTTTAAAATAGGTCATACTACTGAAGATACCATTAAGAAAATTGAACTGATTATGTCACAGGCTAATATCACTCCTTTAGAAAGACGTTGTGTGATTCCAGCATTACAGAAAGCTGAAGAAACGGATGCTCCTGCTTTCGCAATAGAGCTTCCAGATGGATCTATTGTGACTGGTAAAACAAGCTCCCTGCTTGGTGCATGCAGTGCCGCATTATTAAATGCTTTAAAAGCATTAGGCAACATCAATGATGAAATACCATTGATTTCACCTAATATTATAGAACCAATACAGAAATTGAAAGTGAATTCTCTTGGTAATCATAATCCTCGTTTACATACAGATGAAGTTTTGATTGCTCTTGCGATATCCGCAACAACCAATCCTGTATCTCATTTGGCTATGCAGCAACTGGATAAGCTAAAAGGCTGTGAAGCACATAGTACCGTTATTTTATCACAAGTGGATGTAAATACATTCCGTAAACTGAATTGTAATTTAACTTGTGAAGATCAATATCAGACTAAAAAATTATATCATCGTTAA
- a CDS encoding UDP-N-acetylglucosamine 1-carboxyvinyltransferase, which translates to MEKVIKIEGKHKLRGTVRISGSKNATVALIPAAILANGPVTICGVPNISDVESLSVLLQDLGVVVDIKSSDRIVIDTTDMQNKPMIHEAVSKLRASYYFMGALLGKYGHAEIKMPGGCYLGPRPIDLHLKGFEALGATVTYDHGAYILDAKELVGTKIFLDISSVGATINIMMAAVHAKGRTTIENAAKEPEIIDVATLLNKMGANIRGVGTNVITIDGVDELSGCFHEIIPDRIEAATYIVLAAAAAEDVMIENIIPQHLESLLSKLHEIGIQMEVGVDRVHVKGHDGNIKATDIKTLPYPGFATDIQQPLTALLTQTTGQSIVTETIYTERFKHCYELNKMGANINVMIPSSFINGPTPLYGAEVCATDLRCGACLVIAGLIADGVTTIHDIYHIDRGYEDLDGKLTALGAKIWRETIED; encoded by the coding sequence ATGGAAAAAGTTATAAAAATTGAAGGGAAACATAAATTACGTGGAACAGTACGTATCAGCGGATCAAAAAACGCTACCGTCGCACTGATTCCAGCAGCCATATTAGCAAACGGGCCTGTCACAATCTGTGGTGTGCCGAATATCAGTGATGTAGAATCACTATCAGTATTACTACAAGATCTGGGTGTTGTTGTAGATATTAAAAGCAGTGATCGCATCGTCATTGATACAACAGATATGCAAAATAAACCTATGATTCATGAGGCAGTCAGTAAACTAAGAGCTTCTTATTATTTCATGGGGGCTTTGCTGGGAAAATATGGACATGCGGAAATCAAAATGCCAGGAGGATGTTATTTAGGACCTCGTCCGATTGATTTGCATCTGAAAGGTTTTGAGGCATTGGGCGCAACGGTTACTTATGATCATGGTGCTTATATATTAGATGCCAAAGAACTTGTCGGAACGAAAATTTTCTTAGATATATCCAGTGTTGGCGCAACGATCAACATCATGATGGCAGCTGTTCATGCCAAAGGTAGAACAACGATAGAAAATGCCGCAAAAGAACCAGAAATTATAGATGTCGCAACCTTATTAAATAAAATGGGCGCAAATATTCGTGGAGTTGGTACTAATGTTATCACCATTGATGGTGTTGATGAACTTAGTGGATGTTTCCATGAAATTATACCAGATCGTATCGAAGCAGCTACGTATATTGTATTAGCAGCAGCAGCTGCAGAAGATGTGATGATCGAAAATATTATACCGCAGCATTTGGAATCACTATTATCAAAACTTCATGAAATTGGTATCCAGATGGAAGTTGGTGTCGATCGTGTGCATGTAAAAGGACATGATGGAAATATTAAGGCTACTGATATTAAAACATTGCCATATCCAGGCTTTGCCACAGATATTCAACAGCCATTAACTGCACTTTTAACACAGACAACGGGACAATCTATTGTGACAGAAACTATTTATACAGAACGTTTTAAACACTGTTATGAATTAAATAAAATGGGCGCAAATATCAATGTTATGATTCCTAGCTCCTTTATCAATGGTCCAACACCTTTATATGGTGCAGAAGTATGTGCGACAGATTTACGTTGTGGGGCATGTCTTGTGATTGCCGGATTAATTGCAGATGGTGTGACAACCATTCATGATATTTATCATATCGATCGTGGATATGAGGATTTGGATGGTAAATTAACAGCTTTAGGCGCAAAAATCTGGCGTGAAACAATTGAAGATTAA
- a CDS encoding MurR/RpiR family transcriptional regulator: protein MKKALYRLEIYHKQSATESEKEVLNFILEHPRTVVEMDIHTLAKKCYCSAATIVRICKKNGFKGFKELKMAVLNDINYTNELTQITFTDQSDHPIEQNVVKILNNNIQAIENMYHLLDFQELERIVHLLFMCKYVYLYGIGASFLVAKDLQQKFERISKKTFLYEDLHMQLVSSTNIDKGDIAIVISYSGLTKEIINIVNNIKQRGGIIIAITKYGSSKLVNLADHHLFVPELEMPLRVGASSSRVSQLCIVDILYNLYLSLETEKSMDKIILTNKLLEKKED, encoded by the coding sequence ATGAAAAAAGCACTCTATCGATTAGAAATCTATCATAAACAAAGTGCCACAGAAAGCGAAAAGGAAGTTTTAAACTTTATCTTAGAACATCCTCGCACAGTAGTGGAGATGGATATCCATACATTGGCAAAAAAGTGTTATTGTAGTGCTGCCACAATTGTCAGAATATGTAAGAAAAATGGATTTAAAGGATTTAAAGAATTAAAAATGGCAGTGTTAAATGATATCAACTATACCAATGAATTAACACAGATAACATTTACAGATCAAAGTGATCATCCCATTGAACAAAACGTGGTTAAAATTTTAAATAATAACATACAAGCGATTGAGAATATGTATCACTTATTAGATTTTCAAGAGCTGGAAAGAATTGTTCATCTTTTATTTATGTGCAAGTATGTTTATTTATATGGCATTGGTGCGAGTTTTTTAGTCGCAAAGGATCTCCAACAAAAATTTGAGCGAATCAGTAAAAAAACGTTTTTATATGAAGATTTACATATGCAATTGGTAAGCTCTACTAATATTGATAAAGGGGATATCGCGATTGTAATTTCTTATTCTGGATTAACGAAAGAGATTATCAATATTGTCAATAACATCAAACAACGAGGAGGCATCATCATCGCCATTACCAAATATGGAAGTAGTAAGTTAGTTAATCTAGCAGACCATCATTTATTTGTGCCGGAATTAGAAATGCCACTACGTGTTGGCGCAAGCTCCAGCAGGGTATCACAATTATGCATTGTGGATATCCTATACAATCTGTATCTATCATTAGAAACTGAAAAGTCCATGGATAAAATCATTCTAACAAATAAATTATTAGAAAAGAAAGAAGATTAA
- the murQ gene encoding N-acetylmuramic acid 6-phosphate etherase, with the protein MIDLSKMTTEMVNPRTQTLSAMSIREAIEVMNQENINAVKCIEDQYDMIEKVINITSDVLEQGGRIIYMGAGTSGRIGLLDAVECPPTFGVDYDTVVGLIAGGENAFVKAVEGAEDSKDFGKTDLIDHHLTNKDVVIGIAASGRTPYVIGGLEYAQSIGAKTCAIVCNKNSEIKKVCPFTIEVEPGPEVLTGSTRLKAGTATKLVCNMISTISMIRIGKIYKNYMVDVKMSNEKLVTRGTNIVCSVTGCDSETAKAALDKSNGGVRIAIVMILLNCDKETACAALENVHGRIQDLVG; encoded by the coding sequence ATGATTGATTTAAGTAAAATGACAACAGAAATGGTAAATCCAAGAACACAAACTCTAAGTGCAATGAGCATTAGAGAAGCAATTGAAGTAATGAATCAGGAAAATATCAATGCGGTAAAATGTATCGAAGATCAGTATGATATGATTGAAAAAGTTATCAATATTACAAGTGATGTATTGGAACAAGGTGGAAGAATCATTTATATGGGGGCAGGAACAAGTGGAAGAATAGGATTATTAGATGCAGTAGAATGTCCACCAACCTTTGGCGTTGATTATGATACGGTCGTTGGATTGATTGCAGGGGGAGAAAATGCCTTTGTGAAAGCTGTAGAAGGTGCAGAAGATTCTAAAGATTTCGGTAAAACAGATTTAATCGATCACCATTTAACAAATAAAGATGTTGTAATAGGGATAGCAGCAAGCGGCAGAACACCTTATGTGATTGGTGGATTAGAATATGCACAAAGTATTGGTGCAAAAACCTGTGCAATTGTTTGTAACAAAAATAGTGAAATTAAAAAAGTATGTCCATTCACAATCGAAGTAGAACCAGGACCTGAAGTATTAACAGGCTCAACACGATTGAAAGCAGGAACAGCGACAAAACTGGTATGTAACATGATTTCTACAATCAGTATGATTCGTATTGGAAAAATTTATAAGAACTATATGGTTGATGTAAAAATGTCTAATGAGAAATTAGTAACACGTGGTACGAATATTGTATGTAGTGTAACTGGTTGTGATAGTGAAACCGCAAAAGCTGCATTGGATAAATCAAATGGTGGTGTAAGAATTGCAATCGTTATGATTTTATTAAACTGTGATAAAGAAACAGCTTGTGCAGCCCTTGAAAATGTTCATGGTAGAATCCAGGACTTAGTGGGCTAG
- a CDS encoding PTS glucose transporter subunit IIA has product MTNLELAKRLVELLGGKNNVEKATHCMTRLRVTCKDTTRVDDKAIKATEGVLGLVIDGSSYQIVLGPGKVKKVTDICTDELGLPKAAGNDSNWEENKAKIKGQQKQSKLKQFLKLISEIFVPIIPAIIAAGLFNGFGSLLSQLIADGVVTGSFFQMLQLILSLLGGAFLSYFAIYTGIRAAEVFGATPAFGGMIGGISIGANIIEIAKMIGLYNETVPLESVLTTGKGGIIGVIFGVWVLSVIEKNIRKRIPDVLDLIITPFVSLLVSGVIFIFIIMPVAGFVSDGLVSLLTIIINSTNPVIRVISGFLLSALFLPMVLLGLHHGLIPIYAVQLEQMGGVSLFPVLSMGGAGQVGAAIAIYLVARKVGNKKMQGIITGALPAGFLGVGEPLIYGVTLPMGKPFITAGIGAGFGGAYIMFTQVMANAWGPSGLVAIPLMQGATGMLNFLIGLIIAYIGGFIVTKLWIKDSDVREEEENFETTNVEEKYTDQAVLYAPVTGSCIPLTEVKDEVFANKMMGDGVAFTFDGDTVVSPCDGTIVMIAATKHAIGIQGDDGVEVLIHVGLDTVSLNGEGFKASINQGDHVKKGEAILQIDHKLMKEKGMDLTTPMIITNTDQYHLAPTYNDSVIAGDTEVLKCNRK; this is encoded by the coding sequence ATGACGAATTTAGAACTTGCGAAACGCCTTGTAGAATTACTTGGTGGTAAAAATAATGTAGAAAAGGCAACACACTGTATGACAAGATTACGTGTGACTTGTAAAGATACAACACGTGTTGATGATAAAGCAATCAAAGCAACAGAAGGTGTTTTGGGACTTGTCATTGATGGCAGTAGTTATCAAATTGTCTTAGGTCCTGGGAAAGTAAAAAAAGTCACCGATATTTGTACAGATGAACTTGGTTTACCAAAGGCTGCTGGAAATGATTCTAATTGGGAAGAGAATAAAGCGAAAATTAAAGGGCAACAAAAACAAAGTAAACTAAAGCAATTCTTAAAACTAATTTCAGAAATCTTCGTTCCAATTATCCCTGCCATTATCGCAGCAGGATTATTCAATGGCTTTGGGAGTTTATTAAGCCAGCTGATTGCCGATGGTGTAGTGACTGGTTCATTCTTCCAGATGCTTCAATTGATCTTGAGTTTATTGGGTGGCGCATTCCTTAGCTACTTTGCAATTTATACAGGTATTCGTGCCGCAGAAGTATTTGGTGCTACACCAGCATTTGGTGGTATGATTGGTGGTATCAGTATTGGCGCAAACATCATAGAAATTGCGAAAATGATTGGATTATATAATGAAACAGTACCATTAGAATCAGTATTAACAACAGGAAAAGGCGGCATCATTGGTGTTATATTTGGCGTATGGGTATTGTCAGTCATTGAAAAAAATATTCGTAAACGTATTCCAGATGTATTAGATTTAATCATAACCCCATTTGTATCATTGTTAGTTTCAGGTGTGATTTTTATCTTTATCATTATGCCAGTTGCAGGTTTTGTCAGTGATGGTTTAGTTTCTTTATTGACGATTATCATCAATTCAACAAATCCGGTGATTCGTGTCATTAGTGGTTTCCTATTATCTGCATTATTCTTGCCAATGGTATTATTAGGATTACATCATGGATTGATTCCAATTTATGCTGTTCAATTAGAACAGATGGGTGGAGTTTCCTTATTCCCTGTATTATCTATGGGTGGTGCAGGTCAGGTAGGTGCGGCAATTGCTATCTATCTAGTCGCAAGAAAAGTTGGAAATAAAAAAATGCAGGGAATTATTACAGGAGCTTTACCTGCTGGTTTCTTAGGTGTTGGAGAGCCATTGATTTATGGTGTAACACTACCAATGGGAAAACCATTTATTACTGCTGGTATTGGTGCAGGATTTGGCGGTGCTTATATTATGTTTACACAGGTAATGGCGAATGCATGGGGACCAAGTGGTTTAGTCGCAATTCCTTTAATGCAAGGAGCTACAGGGATGTTAAACTTCTTGATTGGCTTGATAATAGCTTATATTGGAGGATTTATCGTCACAAAATTATGGATTAAAGATAGTGATGTGCGAGAAGAGGAAGAAAATTTTGAAACAACAAATGTAGAAGAAAAGTATACTGATCAAGCAGTATTATATGCACCAGTCACTGGATCATGTATACCTTTAACAGAAGTAAAAGATGAAGTTTTTGCGAATAAGATGATGGGGGATGGTGTAGCATTTACATTTGATGGTGATACTGTTGTTTCGCCATGTGATGGAACAATTGTGATGATTGCAGCCACAAAACATGCTATTGGTATTCAGGGAGATGATGGTGTAGAAGTATTGATTCATGTTGGTTTAGATACTGTCAGTTTAAATGGTGAAGGATTCAAAGCATCGATAAATCAAGGAGATCATGTAAAAAAAGGTGAAGCTATTTTACAAATTGATCATAAGTTGATGAAGGAAAAAGGTATGGATCTAACAACACCAATGATCATTACCAATACAGATCAATATCATTTGGCACCAACATACAATGATTCGGTTATTGCAGGTGATACAGAAGTATTGAAATGTAATAGAAAATAG